In Persicobacter psychrovividus, the genomic window TGGCTCAGCTGATCCACGATCTGAAGTGCGCCAACCGTAATGCAAGAATCAATGTGAAATTGGTTTCTGAGGCAGGGGTAGGTACGGTAGCCGCTGGGGTAGCAAAAGCCAAAGCGGATGCTATTCTGATTTCAGGTGCTGATGGCGGAACAGGTGCATCTCCTATCAGTTCCATTTACCATGCAGGTTTGCCGTGGGAGCTTGGTCTTGCAGAGGCACACCAAACATTGGTGATGAACCAACTGAGAAACAGAATTACGCTACAAACCGATGGGCAGATCAGAACAGGGCGTGACCTTGCTTTTGCCACCCTTTTAGGGGCGGAAGAATGGGGCGTTTCTACTGCTGCACTGATTGCCGAAGGTTGTATCATGATGCGTAAGTGTCATTTGAATACTTGTCCTGTCGGCGTGGCCACGCAAAATCCTGAGCTGCGGAAGCTATTCACAGGTAAGCCAGAGCATGTTGTGAATCTTTTCAAATTCATGGCCATGGAATTGCGTGAAATTATGGCTGATCTTGGGTTCCGTACCATTAATGAAATGGTTGGGCAGGTTCAGAAATTAACGGTTAAGAAAGAACTGGCACACTGGAAGCACAAAACATTGGATTTGTCGCCAATCTTGCATCAGGAAGATTCCATGCAGGTACAGTATAAGCAAGTTCCACAAGAGCATGCTTTACACGCCCACCTGGATTTCCGATTGATTGATGCCACCTGGCCTTCGATTGATGCTGGTGAGCCTTCTTCAGTGCGTTATCCTATCAGAAATACTGACCGATCTGTTGGGGCGATTATCTCTCATGAGATCAGTAAACGTTACCGTTCGCGCGGTTTGCCTGAAGATTCCATTCAGCTGAAATTTAAAGGGGATGCCGGACAGAGTTTTGGTGTTTTTGGTGCACCAGGTATTACTTTTAAACTGGAAGGATTGGCCAATGATTACTTGGGCAAAGGCTTCTCTGGTGCGAAAATGGTTGTTTACCCTGACCGTAAAGCAGGTTATTCTCCTCGCCGAAATATGATTGTGGGTAATGTAGCGTTTTATGGAGCGACCAAAGGGGAAGCTTATATTCGTGGAATTGCCGGTGAGCGTTTTTGTGTTCGTAACTCAGGCGTAAATGTAGTTGTTGAGGGCATCGGAGACCATGGTTGTGAGTACATGACTGGTGGTCGGGTGATTGTGCTTGGCGAAACAGGCAGAAACTTTGCTGCAGGAATGAGTGGTGGTATCGCTTATATCTATGATCCTAAAAAGAAATTCGCGAAGAACTGTAATATGGAAATGGTTGACCTCGATCCATTGGATGGTGAAGATGTAGTCTTTATCATGAAAATGATTGATAAGCACAAAGAGCTTACAGGTAGCCGTACCGCACGCTCGCTGGTGAATAACTGGCAGGAAGGTCTGGCGCAATTCATCAAGGTAATGCCTAAGGATTTCAAGCGAGTTTTAGAGGCCCAACGTCAGGCGGAAAATCCTAAGTTGACGGAAGTTTAAGCGATAAATTTTAGAAAAATGGGAAAAATCACTGGATTTTTAGAATATAATAGAGCTCTTCCAGGTAAACTTCAGCCTGAAGAGCGCATCAAAAATTATAAAGAGTTTTATCAGGAATTTTCTGATGAAGAAACCAATGCTCAGGCGGCAAGATGTATGGACTGCGGTATTCCGTTTTGCCATTCTGGTTGCCCTCTGGGGAATAATATTCCTGATTTCAACGATGCCGTTTACAAGCAGAACTGGAAGCAGGCTTTGGAGATCCTCTCGAAAACAAACCCTTTCCCTGAGTTTACCGGGCGTATTTGTCCAGCTCCATGTGAAGGTTCATGTGTTTTGGGGCTCAACAATGAGTCGGTGGCGATTGAACATATCGAGAAATCGATTGCTGAAAAAGGCTTTGAGCTTGGCCTGATAAAAGCGGAAGTTCCTGCGGAACGTACGGGTAAATCAGTGGCTGTAATTGGCAGTGGACCTGCGGGTCTTGCCGTTGCCCACTGGATGAACAAGTACGGACATTCAGTAACTGTTTTTGAGCGTGATGACCGTATTGGCGGATTGTTGCGCTATGGTATTCCAGATTTCAAACTTGAAAAATGGACTGTGGAACGTCGCGTACAACTGATGATGGACGCAGGTATTGAATTTGTAACCAATGCCGAAGTTGGTAAGTCGGTTTCTGCAAAGAAATTGGCCGATGACTTCGATGCGATCGTTATTTGCACGGGATCTACCGTTCCTCGCGATTTGGATATTCCTGGACGACACCTGAAAGGGGTTCATAAAGCGATGGACTATTTGAAACAATCCAACAAGCGGGTTGCAGGCGATCAGCTTGCTGCCGAGGATGAAATTCTTGTCGAAGGAAAGCATGTTTGCATTATCGGTGCAGGTGATACTGCCTCGGATTGTATTGGAACATCCAACCGATTGAAGGCCGCGACAATCAGTCAGCTTTACCGCCGCCAGCAACCACCGAAAGAACGCCAGGAGAACAACCCTTGGCCGGAGCAGCCGAAGGTTTTTGTCGAGTCTACCTCTCAGCAGGAAGGTTGTGGTTTTCAGTGGTCGGTAGTGCCAAAGGCATTTATTGGCAATGAAGCAGGAGAATTGACGCACATTCAGACCGTAACAGTGGAATGGGTTGAGGAGAATGGTCGATTGAAGATGATCGAGCTTGAAGGAACGGAGGAAAAAGTTCCCTGTGATGTGGCGTTGCTGGCGATTGGCTATGCACACCCAGAGCATGATAATGTGGTTGAGGAATTAAAACTTCAGCTGGATAAGTGGGGCAATATCAAATCTACGGGTTTTGCAACCAATGAATCCAAAGTGTTTGCTGCAGGAGATGCCCGTATCGGTCAGAGCCTTGTAGTTACTGCGTTGGCGGAAGGCCGCCAGGTGTCAAAAGCTGTTCATCAGTTTTTGGGCTTTAACATTTAAAATCATCCATCCATATGATTCCAGCACGGCAGGGCTTTATGCTTTCGTCGTGCTTTTTTTTTCTCAAAAATGGTGGATCTGAAAACTATCCTTAATTTTACACCATGAAGATAATGATCAAATATGTTTTTGTGGTGATGGCGGTATTTTTAGCCTATGGTTGTACCCAACAAGAGGCCACACAATCATTCACCCAATTTTTGCAGCAATACGATAAAGCCAATGCTCGTTTTCATAGCCGACTGAGCCCTATGGATTATCAGCAGTACTTTCAGACTATCCCGTCTATGGATTCCCTGTTGATCCAGCAACATTTTTATCAACAAATGCAGCAACAATTCATTAAATATGATAAAAATGAATTGCCTCAGGCACAGCTCGTTTTGTACGATGCAATTGCTTTTGACCTGGAAACTAACCTGCGTAGAATTAAACTACAATCAGGTTTTCATACCAATTGGGGATTGTTGGGCTTGCCTACAGATGGTATTCACAGTTTCCCTTTTGCAGTGGACTGGTACCGCTTTCGGATTGCAGAACTTTCCGGGCTTCGTAATATCAGACTTGAAGACATCTTCACGAGTGCGAACTTGCAAATCAACGATTGCAAACAAGAGCAGTTGAGCTTGCTGAAGGAATTCCATTATGATCAGCTCGTGGATTTAAATCGGGAATTTGACAAGCAAAACTTTTTACTGAAAGATTCTACGGATCAATGGCGTTATGCCACGCTGAAGAATGAAACCGTTCTGAGCCGAATGCCTTCCTATTTTTCAGGCAGAAAATATCCCAATTTCAATCTGACTACTGTTTTTGAAAAGCCCTTATCTTATCAGCAATTGGATACTTACTGGTTGGGGCAACAAGTTCCTGGCAAGCAATATTATCAGCTGAATGCCTATAAATTGCCTTACCCAGCATTGGCACATGAACAGCAAAGAGGGCTACTCGATGGCTGGGCCGCATTTTGTGAGGGGATGGGCCCTGATCTCGGCTTGCAGCATGAGCCGATTTCACGCTTCTACTGCCTCAATGCCCGTATACGAAGAAATGCCAAATTGGTGGTGGATTTGGGCGTGAACTATTTTCAGTGGAAAGAAGAAATGATTGCTCATTTTTGGAAAAATGCCCTTCCGCAGGATCCTGACGGATGGAAGGAAGAAGTGGCCAAAGTAACCAAAAAACCTGCCGTAAATGTGATCCCCGCTTTGGTGGAAATTCATTTGATGCAAATGCGTGAAGAATTTATGGCCAAAGAAGATGTGCCGAGTTATAAGCGTTACAACGACCATCTATTAAAGCTTGGGCCTCTTCCGTTGGCCGTCATTCAGGCACATATTTTGGATTAGGGGCATACAAGGGGTGACATCTGGCTTAAATATTGGGTTAGTTTTTTCTATTTTCTGCTTTGCTAAAAAATACTGTTTCAGTGGTTTTTGATTCAGCATTAAAGGGGCTAAATTTGATTGTATTTTTTTTATGATCGGTAAATCTATATTGATGAATAAATCCATTTATCTTCTTGTTTACACTGTTTTGTGTTTTGGCCTTTGGTCTTGCTCAAAGCCTGAAAAGCCCTCAAGCATGAAAATGCTGCTTTCACAAAACTGGACCCTGCAACAATTGGGAAAAGAGGCCACTTACCCCTCCAAGGTGCCTTCAGAAGTTCACCTCGATTTACTTAATGCAGGCATCATCCCTGACCCTTTTTACGGTACCAATGAGGATTCTGTGCAATGGGTTTCACAGCAGGATTGGGTGTATAAAACCACCTTCAATCTTGAGGATAATTGGATGGATTTTGAGCAAATTGCCCTAACCTGTGAAGGTCTGGACACTTATGCGGCGGTGGTGCTGAATGGGCATCAGGTCATTACTTCAAAAAACATGTTTGTAGGCCATCAGGCTGATGTCAAGCAATACCTGAAAAAAGGGGAGAACAAGCTGGAAATTACTTTTCAGTCTCCATTGAAAGCAGTGAAAGCACAACATGATGCTTTAAACTATGAATACCCGGCCTCCAATGATGCTGCAGAAGAAAAACTGAGTGTTTTCACCCGTAAGGCGCCATATCAGTACGGTTGGGACTGGGGGCCGCGTTTGGTTACCATGGGAATTTTCCGCCCTATTTCTTTGCGTGCTTATAACCACGGAGAAATCCGCGATCTGCATTTTCAACCACAACTGAATGCCGATGAATCAGCGGCAACTGTTCATGTGGATGTGGAAGTTCATGCGGTGGATCATGAGTTTGGTGAAATAGAAATTTATGATCAGCAGGGGCAGCTTGTTGGAAGTGTTGGTGAGAAATTACAAAAAGGAACAAATCATTTATCCACTGATTTTAAAGTGGAAAACCCTGTGCTTTGGTGGCCGAATGGTTTAGGGCAACAGCACCTTTACGAATATACTGCCAAGTTTAAAATGTTGGGGAAAACGGTGGACACCCAATCCGAGAAGATTGGTTTCAGGACGATTGAGGTGGTCAATGAGCCTGATTCTCTTGGAGAGAGCTTTTTTGTAAAAGTAAATGGCAAGCCTGTATTCATGAAAGGTACGAATTATATTCCGCAGGATAATATTCTTCCGAGAGTTCAAAAACAGGATTATGTCAATATGTTAACCGCCGCCAAAGAGGCCAACAACAATATGATTCGTGTTTGGGGTGGCGGAATTTATGAAAACGATCAGTTCTATGATTTGTGCGATTCACTCGGCTTGTTGGTGTGGCAGGATTTTATGTTCGCCTGTACGATTTACCCTGGCGATGCTGATTTCTTGCAAAATGTAAAAGAGGAAGCGGCTTATAATATCAAGCGTATCCGTAATCATGCTTCGCTGGCTTTGTGGTGTGGAAACAATGAAGTACAAGTCGGTTGGGACAACTGGGGTTGGCATAGTGAGTTTGGCTATACGCCTGAAGATTCGGTGAAGCTTTATAAGGATTATGAAAAGCTCTTCAAAGAAGTACTTCCTGAAATGGTGGACAAGTACGATGCAGGTCGTTTTTATTACCCATCGTCGCCGATTTCAAACTGGGGCGACATTAAAGATTTTGCTATCGGTGATAACCATTATTGGGGAGTTTGGTGGGGCAAGAAGCCTTTCGAATCTTTCAATGAGTATGTGCCGAGGTTTATGTCGGAGTTTGGTTTTCAGTCCTTCCCGATCATGTCAAGTATCAAGCGATTTTCCGAAGAAAAAGACTGGCAGCTGGATTCACCAGTAATGAATACCCATCAGAAATCATCGATCGGTAATATTACAATACAGGAATATATGCAACGCGATTACCAGGTGCCTTCTTCCTTCAGCGATTTCGTTTATGTCAGTCAGATACTGCAAGGGCATGGCATGCAAATAGGCATGGAAGCACAACGTAGAAATATGCCTTTCTGTATGGGATCACTGGTTTGGCAATTGAATGATGTTTGGCCTGCCGCATCATGGTCGGCAATAGATTATTACGGTAAGCGTAAAGCTTTTTATTTTACCATGCAACGCGCCTTTGCCCCTCAGATTATTTCTACTGAAACGAAAGGCGATCAGCTGGATATTTACCTGGTGTCCGACTTGCTGGAAAAAGATCAGGGTAAACTGACGTTAAACTGGGTAGATTTTAAAGGCAAGATATTAAAGAGCGAGGATAAAGCGGTGAAAATTGGGGCGCAAACAAGCACCAAAATTTTAACGGTTGATGCTCAGCTACCTAAAGGAATGAACCCTCGTGATACCTTCCTGAAAATGGTATATACGGGCACGCACGGCACCATTGAGAAAGTGCACTACTTTACTAAAGTCAAGGATTTATCTTTGCCAAAAGCCAATGTACTGATGAAAGTCAAGAAAGTTTCTGAAGGATTCGAAGTAACTTTACGAAGTGAGGTCTTGGCTAAGGATGTATATGTAGATGCCGGAAGCATTGACGGGACATTCAACGACAACTTTTTTGATTTATTACCCAATACACCACATACGATCCTTTTTAGAACCAAAGAAGATCAAGTAAAATTTTCAACTACAAGTATTAGAGATACTTATTAACGACGCAAATTCAGATGACCAATTTAGTAGAAGCGGCAAAAATTAAGGGCGTAGTTCAACATTACGCCTGGGGTGGGTTTAACTTTATCCCTGAATTGATTGCAGCACAAAATGAAAGCAATGAACCATTCGCTGAATATTGGATGGGGGCACATAAAAATGCACCTGCCACTTTGGTAAATGTGGAACCAGCGTTGGCATTGAACGAACTGATTGCTGAAAATCCCTCTTTTTATTTAGGAGAGGCCGTTGCCAAAAGATTTGACAATCAGCTGCCATTTTTATTCAAAGTACTGGATGTGAAAGATATGCTTTCGATTCAGGTACACCCCACCAAAGAAGAGGCAGTTAAAGGATTTGCCCGTGAAAATCAGGAGGGAATTCCTGCCAATGCGCCTCACCGTAACTATAAGGATGATAACCATAAGCCTGAAATTATGGTGGCGGTTACCGAATTTTACTTGCTGCATGGGTTTAAGCCTGTCGAGGAATTGAAAGCGGTATTGAACAATACAGAGGAATTTAAAGCTTTTGCGCCTATTTTCGGCGAGGGTGATTATAAAGCGTTGTATGCCCATATCATGCAATTGCCACAGGCAGAGGTTGATCAAATTTTAGCTCCTTTGGTGGCACGTATTTCTGAAGATTATCAGGAAGGGAACCTGGAAAAAACCTCCTCGGATTTCTGGGCGGCAAAAACGGTGGAAGGCCAGGAGAATATTGCCGAACAGCTTGACCGCGGAATCTTCTCTATTTACTTTTTCAATGTGGTGAAAGTGAATAAAGGGGATGCTGTTTTTCAGGATGCAGGGGTTCCTCACGCTTATTTGGAAGGGGTGAATATGGAATTGATGGCCAACTCTGATAATGTTTTGCGTGGTGGCTTAACACCTAAACATATCGATGTTCCAGAACTACTTAAACATACCAAGTTTGAGGCGACCATCCCAAATATTCTTAAAGGAGATGATCGCTCTGCTGCAGAAAAAGTTTATACTTCTCCAGCACCCGATTTTGAGGTTAGCCGTGTAGAGGTCAGTACAGATCAAAAATTTCAGGCACCAAAAGGCCATTCGTTTGATATTCTTGTGATGCTCGAAGGGCAAACGGTAAAGGTAACGACACCACAAACTTCTTACACCCTTTCGAAGGGAGAAACAGGAATGGTTTCCGCAAATATTGATTATACTATTGAAGGTGAAGGTTTGCTTTTCAGAGCTACAGTACCTCAGTAAGATTTAAAAATTTAGCAAACACCTGGAGGGCAACTTTCAGGTGTTTTTTTATGCTTAATATTTCGAAATTCAAGCGTATCCAAAATGTAACCCATTTCATAATGCATTTTAATACTGATAGCGGTTATTATTGCTATTGATATTAATTTTTTGGATGCGATGAAAAACGGAAGAAGATCATTTTTGAAAAAAGCTGCGGTAGCTGGTAGTCTATTTTCCCTTTCTGCCATGGAGACAATGGGCAAAGGGGTACGGAAAAAGAAATCGGCACAACGGGTAAAAAAGCCAATGGTTATCAGTACATGGAACCATGGTGTTGCAGCCAATGCGGAAGCCTGGCGAATCCTGTCAAAAAAAGGAACTGCACTCGATGCTGTTGAACTTGGGGTACGGATTCCCGAAGCAGACCCCAAAGTTCGTTCTGTGGGTTATGGTGGTTACCCAGACCGCGATGGCAATGTAACATTGGATGCCTGTATCATGGATCACCGTTCTGAATGTGGTTCTGTGGCATTTCTTCAGCATATCAAACACCCGATCAGTGTTGCACGGAAAGTGATGGAGGAAACGCCGCACGTAATGATCGTCGGTGAAGGCGCATATCGTTTTGCCATAGATCAGGGCTTCAAGCATGAAAATTTGCTGACCGATGAGGCGAAGAAAGATTGGGAAGAATGGAAAGAGGCCTCGAAATATGAGCCTGTCATTAATATTGAAAATCATGATACCATCGGTATGCTCGCCCTTGATGAGCATGGGAAAATTGCGGGTTCTTGTACTACATCCGGTGCTGCCTGGAAGATGCACGGCAGGGTAGGAGACTCACCGATTATTGGTGGGGGTTTATTTATTGATGGCGAAGTAGGTGGAGCCGTTGCCACAGGTTTGGGCGAGGCGGTAATCCGCACTGCAGCAGCAACGATTGTGGTGGAGTTAATGCGCAATGGCTATTCTGCTCAGGAGGCCGCCGACGAAGCTATTCAGCGGATCATCAAAAAACATAAAAATCATCGGGACATGGAGTACCTCCAGATCGGTATTTTGTCGCTCAATATCAATGGGGAATATGGCGCATCAAGCATTCGCCCAGGCTTTAATTATGCCATTCAGTCTGCTGATAAAGACAATGAACTGATTGACGCACCGCATCGATTGAAAGGATAAAAATTGCAAGAAGGCTGGGGTTATTTCCTCAGCCTTTTGTTTGCGGCTCAAATAATTGATGTGCAAGCTGCTGCAGGCGGATCAATTGTACAGCATAATGGCGGTGAAGCCACACATAAGCCACTGGGCTCAAGGGGGTGTCGTCGGGATGGGCAACAAACATTTCATGGAGTTCTTTCCGACTTTCCGACATGCTGACAGTAATATCATTATGTACCCGATAATGGTTGTTTTGGCGTAAATCAGCCACCAGCTCATCACTAATCTGCTCCCACTGAGTCTGCTGTTCTTCAATAGAACTCATTTCCTTAATATACTCAAAACCCCGCTTTGACGCCCACTGCGTTTGCCACAAAAGCTCCAATGCTCCTGCCATTAGCCGTTGAGCCACAATAAACTGATCAAGGGATTCTTCCTGCGCTTTCAGGTATTTACTTTCGTTGATGGCCGAACTGCTCGATTTACGCTGAGCGACGATATGTTTGGTCAGTTTTCGGAACTGTTTGGAGGCATCTTTCGGGCGCTCACTGCGGTGAGGGGTATAGTAAGTCTTATAAATTTCATTCATCTTGGCAATACAGTCTGAAGCCTCGAGCTGAATTCGTCGTTGTGCTTTTATGGGCATGATCGATGCCGCTATATAGGAAATAATACTGCCGATAATCACCTGTCCACATCGCCACAATCCTGATTCAAGACTATGAGATGCGCCAAAAACGATCGTCAATGCCAAAAGACCTGTCAGGGTGGCGTAATCAAATTTTTTGAACAGTTTTTCAGAAAAAATAATCACCGCAATAATGAAAAACAGGGCATTGAGCCAAATATTGCCATGAAAAAGAAATAGGGTGATAATGCCATAAATCGCCCCAACTGCAGTTCCCATAGAGCGCTGCAGGCTCCGACGTGCAACATCGCCTACCTGAGGGTAAGGTAACAAAAGCACCACGACAGTAATGGTGGCCCAGCCAGAGTGGGGTACATTATAATAGATACCAATCAAATAGGTCAGCATCAAAGTAACAGCAGTCTTATATAAGTGAATTTTTTTATGATTCTGATATAAAAACTGTTCCGTAAAAATCTCTCCAATTGCGCTCAAAATGCAGGTTATTTCTTGAAAGAAGTCAATTCAGCATAAAATTAGTGGTTGTGTTTATAGATTCAAATAAATGATGTTTAAATGTCAATTAATTTAGAAGGTATTTCGGGTAATCGTCCAAAAAATGGTCAGTTTGATAACCACCCGCCTGAAGCGCTGTTATGTAGAAAAAAATAGATCTTATGGATAGTGGACAATTTAGCGCCGATCAGCAAAAACAATTCGATTTTTCAGGCCCAAGCTTTACTTTAGGAACAGGTATTTTTGATGGCAAACCGATTAGTGGGGCAACCGTCAAAGTTCCCCTGAAAACGCTCAATCGTCATGGTTTGGTGGCGGGGGCGACAGGAACAGGAAAAACCAAAACGGTACAAGTGCTTGCGGAAGGTCTTTCAAAAGCGGGGGTACCAGTGTTATTAATGGATTTGAAAGGGGATTTAAGTGGCCTGGCTGCTCAAGGTACGGAAAATACCCATATTACACATCGGCAAACTTTGATCGGGGAACCTTATGCTCCTCAGCCATTTCCAGTCGAATTACTGACCCTGACCTCCGAGGATCATGGGGTGCCGCTCCGTGCTACAGTAACAGAATTTGGGCCAATTTTATTGGGCAAAACTTTGGAGTTGAATGCCACGCAGCAAGGCGTGTTGGCCGTATTGTTCAAGTATTTTGATGATCACGGTTTGCCATTGATTGACCTCAAAGATTTAAAGAAAGGCCTGCAATACCTGTCCAATGAAGGAAAAAAGGAATTTGAAGAACATTATGGTCGGATTTCATCCGCATCAGTGGGGGCGATTCAGCGGAAAATTATCGCACTGGAACAGCAGGGAGCAAATGAATTTTTTGGCGAACCTTCCTTTGAAGTGGATGACCTCATGCGGGTGGATCAGAAGGGAGAAGCCTTTATTTCGGTGGTCCGACTGACGGAAATTCAGGATAAGCCAGCATTGTTTTCTTCTTTTATGCTGAGTTTATTGGTGGAGCTTTACGACAATTTGCCAGAACAAGGCGACTCAGAAAAACCAAAGCTCACCATTTTTATTGATGAAGCACACCTGATGTTTCGTGAGGCTTCTAAAGCATTGATTGATCAGTTGGAAATCGTGGTCAAACTGATTCGTTCCAAAGGGGTGGGTGTGTTTTTTTGTACGCAGGTGCCTTCTGATGTTCCAGATCAAATATTAGGACAGCTGGGCTTGCGTATTCAACACGCTATGCGCGCCGTAACCGCCAAAGACAGGAAGGCCATTAGATTGGTTGCGCAGAATTTCCCAGACTCTCCCTACTATGATTTAGAGACCATGCTGACTACTCTGGGTATTGGTGAAGCGTTGTTTACCTGTCTAAATGAGAAAGGAATTCCGACGGCTTCGGTAGCAACTTATCTGAATGCGCCAAAATCAAGAATGGGAACGCTGACCACTCAGGAACTTGATCAGCTTGTGGAAACTTCAGAAATTTATGGTCAGTATAAAGATCCTGTTGATCGGGAAAGTGCTTATGAAATGCTGATCAAAAAAATTGATGGTGCTGAAGAATCTGAGGAGTCCCCAAAAACGGAAGCACCTAAAGATCAATCAGCCCGACCAAAGAAGGAGAAAAGTATGATGGAAACCCTGTCGAACAATACCTTTGTAAGGCAACTGGGCCGTACTGTTGTTCGAGAAATAAGCCGTGGGCTTTTGGGTGCCTTGGGTTTAAGAAACAGGCGTTAGCGGTGTAACTTAGCCCAGGCGGCCATACCGACATTCAGTCGCTCCATCGCTTGGGTTAAAATTTCCTTACTTGTGGAATAACACAATCGAATGTGTCCCTGTGCCCCTTCGCCAAAAAAACGGCTGTTGCCTGGTACTACCGCGAGCTGGTGTTCTTCGAGCAGAAATTCCGTCAAGGCACTTTCTTGATTATTGGTATTAATAATCTTCGGAAACAATAGGTAAGTAGCGGCAGGTTTATGTTCAATTTCAAGATAATCATTTGCTGATATTGCGTCAAAACATAAATCGCGCATTTCTTGAAGGTGTTCAACGAATCGCTTTTGCCATGCAGTTGCTTTTTCCAAAGCAAATTGACCGGCGAGTTGCGCTATGGGTGGACAGCCACCAATGGTGGAATGGTAGTTGCCGACGACCATCAAGCCCGTTTTATCTTCAGGAGTAGGGCAAAATACCACACCAATCCTGAAGCCTGCCAGGGCATATCCC contains:
- a CDS encoding helicase HerA-like domain-containing protein gives rise to the protein MDSGQFSADQQKQFDFSGPSFTLGTGIFDGKPISGATVKVPLKTLNRHGLVAGATGTGKTKTVQVLAEGLSKAGVPVLLMDLKGDLSGLAAQGTENTHITHRQTLIGEPYAPQPFPVELLTLTSEDHGVPLRATVTEFGPILLGKTLELNATQQGVLAVLFKYFDDHGLPLIDLKDLKKGLQYLSNEGKKEFEEHYGRISSASVGAIQRKIIALEQQGANEFFGEPSFEVDDLMRVDQKGEAFISVVRLTEIQDKPALFSSFMLSLLVELYDNLPEQGDSEKPKLTIFIDEAHLMFREASKALIDQLEIVVKLIRSKGVGVFFCTQVPSDVPDQILGQLGLRIQHAMRAVTAKDRKAIRLVAQNFPDSPYYDLETMLTTLGIGEALFTCLNEKGIPTASVATYLNAPKSRMGTLTTQELDQLVETSEIYGQYKDPVDRESAYEMLIKKIDGAEESEESPKTEAPKDQSARPKKEKSMMETLSNNTFVRQLGRTVVREISRGLLGALGLRNRR